The Sulfolobus sp. A20 genomic interval AGTTAAATGTCCTAATCCCCAATGTATAACGAATAATGATGTAGAAGCTGAAAGTAAGTTTTTAACTATCTCTGTAAAACCGCTAAAGCTCAAGTGTCAATACTGCGAAACATATATCACTGAAGAGGATGTGCTAAGGCAGATACTATGAAGTACTACGATGTTTTGGAGAAAATAAGAGATGGAAATATATATAAAGTTACCATAAATTTTGATAAATATCCTGAAGCAGGTCAATTTGTCAGTCTAATCATTCCCAATGAAAATGAAATACCGCTAGGAGTTGGAGATTACGATCATGAAAGAAACATACTTAAGTTATACATCGAGTCTGAACGATTATTTAACAAGATAGGTAGGAGAATATTGATAAAAGGACCATTAGGAAATCCAATTAACCTAAGAAATGTTAAGAAAGTAATAGGTATTGCTAAAGGGGAGTATTATCACGATTTAATTTATCCCTTAAAAATGGCTAAGTTGCAAGGAATAAAGGTTTACGCTAAGTGTATAAATTGTAAACTAAACTACGAAGAACCTAGTGAGCTTGAGGCGGATTTATTCTTAGTTTCGGTTCCCTTTCAAGATTTATCAATGATTAAATTGCCAAAAGAGAAGACTATGGTTTATGTGAGGTGGGTGAAAATGAACTGTATGCTTGGAGTGTGTGGAGTATGTGAGGTAAAGGGCAACTTAGCTTGTATAAAAGGTCCATTTATGAGGCTTGATGAAATTGTGGATTAGTGGAAAAGCATACATAAACAGTGAAGTGAAAAATATATGTGTAGAGTTTGATAGAAAAATTAAGGGAATAAAACCAACTTGTAAGCCAGACATTTCATTACCTCAAGGCACATTGCTATTACCCGGCGCAATTGATCTACATACTCATATAAGGGGTCTAAAGATGGCATATAAGGAAGACGTTGTGTCTGGCACTAGTGAGGCATCATATGGCGGAATAACACTTGTTGGAGATATGCCTAATACTATCCCCTATATAAATAATGTAGAAACTATAAATTCTAAACTTAAAGAATTCGAGTATTATTCAAGAGTGGATTATGTAATCTACTCTGGAGTTACGAAAGAATTTGAAAAAGTTGACAAATCTCCAGTAGGAGGTTATAAGATATTTCCAGAAGATCTAGAAAAGGAAGAAACTTACGAAGTATTAAAGTCTAAGAAGTTGAAGATACTTCATCCAGAAGTACCTATAGCATTAAGGGGGAATAGGAGGTTAAGACTTAACAGATGGTATGAAATAGGGGCTTTATTTTACTTAGAAAAATATCAAAGGATCCATATAACTCATGCAACAAACATAGATACGATAAGGTTAGCGAAGAAGATGGGTTTCACCGTTGATCTTACCCCGCATCATATTCTATTAACTGATGAAAAGAATTGTATTAATAAGGTCAATCCACCAATTAGGAGCATCACAGAAAGATTACAACTATTGCAAGGATTATATGAAGTTGATGCTATAGTCAGCGATCATGCCCCTCATGCTAACTTTGAGAAATCTTATCCGTACGAAATCTGTCCACCTGGAGTAGCCCTAGTTTCGTTCACTGTTCCCTTCCTTTTTTCGTTGGTAAAAAAGGATATACTAAGCCTAGACGACGCAGTAAGGGTAATATCAATTAATCCTGCAAAGATTTTAGGCTTACCTTATGGCGAGATTAAAGAGGGAAATTACGCTAATTTTACTATAATTGAATTTAAACATTGGAGATATTCAACTAAATATTCTAAAGTTACTGAGACTCCTTTAGATAACTTTCCCTTAGAGGCTTCAGTATACATGACTATTGTACAAGGTAAGGTAAGTAATTATCAAGGAGAAGTATTTCCGATAAAGGGAATAAATCCATTTAGTGATATGGCATGATTCAAATTAAAGGTATAAGTTTTTACGATCCTCTGATAGTAGCTTCTGGTATTTTGCCGGATATTCCAAAATATATTGGAGAAATCTGTGAAAAATATAAGCCATCTGCTATAACAACTAAGACCGTAACGCTAAACCCATTGGAGCCACATAAACCTCCTACTTTAATTAAACTACACGACGGTATTTACGTGAACGCTATTGGCCTAGGTAATCCTGGAGCTTATAAAATAAATGAGATGAGTAAAATGTCATGTCCACTAATAGTGAGTGTTGGTGGCTCTTCTATTGACGAGATAGTTAAGGTCATTGAAGCAGTAAAAGATATTGCAAGTATGTTAGAGGTTAATGTAAGTAGTCCTAATAGGAAAGGTTACGGAGAATCTTTGGCAAAATATGTAGGTCAAATAGTCGAGAATGCAAAAAGTATAGCTAATAAGCCGTTATTCATAAAACTAGGACCATGGGACAACGTAGTTGAGCTAGCCGGAAAAGCATTGGAAAAAGGTGCCGATGGATTAACGTTGATAAACACTATCAAAGGTTTATTGATCGATATAGAGACTTTCAAGCCCATATTAAGTTATGGAACTGGTGGAGTATCCGGTAGGTGTCTCTATCCTATAGCTTTAAGGATAATTAAGGAAGTTTATGAAGAGTATGATGCCGATATTATTGGGATTGGAGGAGTATTCGATTGGACTGATGTTATTGGTATGTTAGCAGTAGGAGCTAAACTAGTTGGATTAGGTACCGTCTTAATAGAGAGGGGGTTTAAAATCATTGATGAGATAAGGGATAATATAACTAAATACTTAGTTGAAAAGGGTTTAAAAATTGAGGATCTGATAGGTATTTCAGTGAAGAAATAAATGGTAAGGCCGGTAATGAAAGGTAGAGATTTGGAAACTCTCGTGTTTTTAGGCAGACTTAAGGAGGTTAAACTGGAATACTGTGATGAAGAAAAAAAGATGGCAAAGGTAGTAGGGATAACTGATACCAACGAGGAAGTAGAAACAGATTGCATTCCTTTAAGAGCAGCAGGTAAGATCTCCACGGTTATCAAACATTATTTGAGGTTAGGTGTGGGAAAGTATATTATAACTCAGAACGATATGTCAAACGTTAAGAACGTGGATACTACTGAGTCAGATGAGGAGGGAGAAGAAAATGGTCAAGTTTAGAATAGATAAAATACCGAAAAATGATAAAGACATGGAAGAAATTCAAAGAGAGGTTGAAGAGACACACCATCAGCATGAGCACGAACATGGAGTTGAGGAATTATTAAGTGAGCTTTACCTCAACTTACAGAGCATGCAGGGAAAAGTAGATGAGCTTAGTAAAACAGCAGAGGATTGTAAGAAGGAAATATCGAAACTTTATCTCATAATCAGTAAGTTATTAATAGCCTTAACAACACGAGATCAAAATGAGAAAATTCAAAATCTAAAAGATATTCTTGGTTTACTAGAATGATTAACATTATTGCAATACCTGAAATTGCATTTAAGTTATATGCGATCATGGATCCTCTTTCAATATTACCATATCTCATAGCATTGTACGAGGAGTTTAATCGTAATTCGCAAACTAAGGTAGGTTGGAATTTTTTAGTGAATAAGATATCTATCGCAGTAGTAGCTCTTTTGATTTTTTTCTCGATTTTAGGTGGTCCTCTCTTGGCTTTTCTAGGAATTAGTACGTCAGCACTAGAAATAGGGGGAGGTATAGTATTAGTATATCTCGGAGTCGATACTTTGGGTGGGTTTCAGCAATTGAAATTTCTATCTAGCAGAATTGAAGAGGCAATTGTAACACCTATTGCTACCCCGTTAATTGTAGGTCCGGGTACTATGACGGCTCTAATTACGTTATCGGTTAACAATAACGTTATCGTGTTAATAGTAGGTAGTTTATTAGCGTCTCTTCTAGTTTATCTGTCACTGTTACTAGGTCCTGTTATAATCAGAGTACTAGGCAATACGGGTACTGTAGCTGCCGGAAGATTTATGGCAATTATAATAGCTGCCTTTGGAGTTCAGCTTATACTAAATGGTATATCTCAAATAAAGTTGATATGAAGAATTCGGGTTGTAATGAAAATTTTTTAACATGTCAGTTAACTTTATATTGAGATGTCTGATAGTAAAAAACGCATTCCAGATCTAGATGCAATAGATAGAAGGTTATTAATTGAACTAACTAGAGATGCTAGGACTAGCCTTAGGAGACTTGCAGAAGAGATGAACGTTTCACCAGCAACATTACATAATAGAATGACCAGAATGGTTCAAGAAGGTATAATTAGGAGTTTTGTCGCATTGCTTGACTACTCTAAACTAGGTTTTGCACTAACTAGTATTATTATGGCTAAGGTAGATGGAAAACATTTAGTGGAGTTCGAAAAAGAGATAGCTAATGCAGATAATGTTATTGCGGTATACGACGTAGTAGGGGAGTACGATGTTGTAATAATAGCTAAGTTTAGAAGCGTTGAAGAGTTAGATAGTTTCTTAAAACAATTACTAAAGAATCCTAAGATAGAAAGGACTTATACTAGTATAGTACTCAATGTTGTAAAAGAGGATCCCAGGATAAGAATATTCTAAGCAAAACTTTTTATACCATTTTAAGGCATTATTTAGAATTATGAAGTTTTGTCCTAAATGTGGAGGATTAATGATTCCGACTAAGAAGGATGGTAAGGAAATGTTAAGGTGCACAAAGTGCGGATATGAGATGTTATTGAGCGAGAAGGAAAAGAAAGAATATAGTGTAAAGGAGAGTAGGGATAAAAGTAATAGAGTGCTAACAACGTCAATAGTAAGTGACAAGGAGGGAAGGAATTTGAGTGAAGAATTGCAACAGGAGAGAGAGGAGTATTACAAGGAAGTAGGTTTAGAATTATTAAGGGAAGAATTTGAAGGTAATGAAGAGGAAAGTGGAGAAGAGTAAATCTTATATTAGCCATCTTTCTTATAACTAAAGTAATGAAGATAAGTGAAATTTCATCAAAATATAAGACAAAATTTGGAAGATCAGAAGTAATAATTGAAGAGGCAAGAAATGAGAAAGGAGAAACTATATACATTTACACTTCTCTAATATCAGTCAATTTACCTAATGGCGAAAAATGGTCTCCAAAGATTGATGACGCTAAGGACCTAGATAGGAGTAATTCTTCAGAAGACCTGAAGAGAAATATTAGGAAATTACTACAACTTTTATAAAAAGGGTTTATATATAAGATCAAGATAAGGAAAATAAAAGGTGACTTTTTTGGATCAAACGTTTGATTTCATAATAACGACAGACAGATGCCTAATGACTAACCATCATGGAAAAGAATTTTTAGGTTTCTTAGCAACCGGTCCAGCAGTTGGCTTACCAGAGAGTGTTTGGAAATGGTTAGCATGTCCTAAAATAGGTGTAGATGATTTAGGAAGACCTAAAGAAGCCCCTTATGGAATGAGAAAAATAGAGGCTAAGTTAATTGATGAGGGATTTAAAGCTGCTATAATTGACCCTGACCATCTAGATAGACATCTAAAATATGCTAAGGCATTACTTCTATCTCATCATGATTATTTCGCATTTGGACCACCTTCTTCAACTTGGTGGGGAATTACAAAAAAGGAGCCTGTAAACTATAAGAGCTTCCAAGCATTGATAAATAAGCCAGAAATCCAAGAGGCTAAGAAAAGAGGAATGAAAATCCTTGTTGGCGGTCCATCAACTTGGCAATGGTTATGGAGGGAGGACATGATTGAAAAAGTAGGTGTTGACACCTTAGTTGATGGAGAAGGAGAAAAAGTAATAGTTAAACTTGCCCAAATGATTCTTGATAACGAACCTTTGCCGAAATATATGTACGTGAGCGGAGATGATGTACCAGATATTGATGATATACCGGAAATTAAGGGAGGCAGTGTAAATGGTATGATTGAAATAATGAGAGGATGTGCAAGGTCTTGCAGATTCTGCTCAGTCACAATAAGGCCAACTAGATATTATCCCCTAGAGAAAATAGAGAAAGAACTTCAAGTAAATGTTAAGGCAGGAATAAGGCATGGTGTAATACATAGTGATGATGTGCTTTTCTATGGTGCAGTAGGTATATATCCTAGACCAGAGCCATTGATTAAGCTTCACACTCTCGTTAAAAACTATTATAAGACAATTGCTTGGAGTCATGCAAGCCTAGCAGCGATAAGATACTCAGAAGAGAAGTATGGTCTAATCAGTAAGTTAAGGGAAATAATATTTGAAGATGGAAATCAGAATTACTTAGGAGTAGAGGTAGGAGTGGAAACTGGATCAGTAAAATTAGCTAAAGAAATAATGCCTGCAAAATCCGCCCCATATAAGCCAGAAGAATATCCAGAGACGGTCGAAGAGGCTTTTAAGATAATGCACGAAAATCACATAATACCCGCTGGTACAATGATAGTTGGACTACCTGAGGAGTCTGAGGATGATGTCTACAGAACAATTGAGCTTGTTGATAATTTGAGACCATATAGAAGTATTCTAGTACCTATGTTCTTCGTGCCTATGGGTTACTTTAAGAACAGAGATTGGTTCACGAGAGTAAAATTAAGCGAGGCTCACATAGAGTTATACAGAAAAGTGTTCTGGCATGATGTCTACTGGGCTGAAAACATAATAGATTCCTTCTACATGAAAAGTCCTATTTATATGCCAGTTAGATTCGCATTGAAACTGTTCTTAAGATTTGCTAAGAAGAAAATGAGACAAGTAGAAGCTTGGCTAGAAACTCAGTTAAAGAAATAATCTATATTATCTTCTTTTTTAACGGGTAAATATACTCCTTAGGAGCACTTGGGAAGACTTCAAGATATTTTCTTAAAGCTTTAGGAACTTCCACTACTCCATCCTCTCTTTGATAGTTTTCTAGTATAGCTGTTATAGTCCTAGTGCTTGCTATAGCTGTACTATTCAAAGTATGCACGTATCCTTTAACATTGTTTTTCCTATCTACGTATCTTATCTTCATCCTAAAAGCCTGCCAATCTGTACAATTACTGCAACTTACCATTTCTCTGAATTTTG includes:
- a CDS encoding 2-polyprenylphenol hydroxylase; translated protein: MKYYDVLEKIRDGNIYKVTINFDKYPEAGQFVSLIIPNENEIPLGVGDYDHERNILKLYIESERLFNKIGRRILIKGPLGNPINLRNVKKVIGIAKGEYYHDLIYPLKMAKLQGIKVYAKCINCKLNYEEPSELEADLFLVSVPFQDLSMIKLPKEKTMVYVRWVKMNCMLGVCGVCEVKGNLACIKGPFMRLDEIVD
- the pyrC gene encoding dihydroorotase — its product is MKLWISGKAYINSEVKNICVEFDRKIKGIKPTCKPDISLPQGTLLLPGAIDLHTHIRGLKMAYKEDVVSGTSEASYGGITLVGDMPNTIPYINNVETINSKLKEFEYYSRVDYVIYSGVTKEFEKVDKSPVGGYKIFPEDLEKEETYEVLKSKKLKILHPEVPIALRGNRRLRLNRWYEIGALFYLEKYQRIHITHATNIDTIRLAKKMGFTVDLTPHHILLTDEKNCINKVNPPIRSITERLQLLQGLYEVDAIVSDHAPHANFEKSYPYEICPPGVALVSFTVPFLFSLVKKDILSLDDAVRVISINPAKILGLPYGEIKEGNYANFTIIEFKHWRYSTKYSKVTETPLDNFPLEASVYMTIVQGKVSNYQGEVFPIKGINPFSDMA
- the pyrD gene encoding dihydroorotate dehydrogenase PyrD, translating into MIQIKGISFYDPLIVASGILPDIPKYIGEICEKYKPSAITTKTVTLNPLEPHKPPTLIKLHDGIYVNAIGLGNPGAYKINEMSKMSCPLIVSVGGSSIDEIVKVIEAVKDIASMLEVNVSSPNRKGYGESLAKYVGQIVENAKSIANKPLFIKLGPWDNVVELAGKALEKGADGLTLINTIKGLLIDIETFKPILSYGTGGVSGRCLYPIALRIIKEVYEEYDADIIGIGGVFDWTDVIGMLAVGAKLVGLGTVLIERGFKIIDEIRDNITKYLVEKGLKIEDLIGISVKK
- a CDS encoding MarC family protein, encoding MINIIAIPEIAFKLYAIMDPLSILPYLIALYEEFNRNSQTKVGWNFLVNKISIAVVALLIFFSILGGPLLAFLGISTSALEIGGGIVLVYLGVDTLGGFQQLKFLSSRIEEAIVTPIATPLIVGPGTMTALITLSVNNNVIVLIVGSLLASLLVYLSLLLGPVIIRVLGNTGTVAAGRFMAIIIAAFGVQLILNGISQIKLI
- a CDS encoding Lrp/AsnC family transcriptional regulator encodes the protein MSDSKKRIPDLDAIDRRLLIELTRDARTSLRRLAEEMNVSPATLHNRMTRMVQEGIIRSFVALLDYSKLGFALTSIIMAKVDGKHLVEFEKEIANADNVIAVYDVVGEYDVVIIAKFRSVEELDSFLKQLLKNPKIERTYTSIVLNVVKEDPRIRIF
- a CDS encoding RPA12/RPB9/RPC11 RNA polymerase family protein translates to MKFCPKCGGLMIPTKKDGKEMLRCTKCGYEMLLSEKEKKEYSVKESRDKSNRVLTTSIVSDKEGRNLSEELQQEREEYYKEVGLELLREEFEGNEEESGEE
- a CDS encoding radical SAM protein; the protein is MTFLDQTFDFIITTDRCLMTNHHGKEFLGFLATGPAVGLPESVWKWLACPKIGVDDLGRPKEAPYGMRKIEAKLIDEGFKAAIIDPDHLDRHLKYAKALLLSHHDYFAFGPPSSTWWGITKKEPVNYKSFQALINKPEIQEAKKRGMKILVGGPSTWQWLWREDMIEKVGVDTLVDGEGEKVIVKLAQMILDNEPLPKYMYVSGDDVPDIDDIPEIKGGSVNGMIEIMRGCARSCRFCSVTIRPTRYYPLEKIEKELQVNVKAGIRHGVIHSDDVLFYGAVGIYPRPEPLIKLHTLVKNYYKTIAWSHASLAAIRYSEEKYGLISKLREIIFEDGNQNYLGVEVGVETGSVKLAKEIMPAKSAPYKPEEYPETVEEAFKIMHENHIIPAGTMIVGLPEESEDDVYRTIELVDNLRPYRSILVPMFFVPMGYFKNRDWFTRVKLSEAHIELYRKVFWHDVYWAENIIDSFYMKSPIYMPVRFALKLFLRFAKKKMRQVEAWLETQLKK